The genomic stretch GCTTGGCAGTATTGACTTTACCGCCCTGAATCGCGGTTGAGAGATAGTCGGTCAGCTCATGACCCAGCGCCAGGGTCGGCAGATAACGCCAGGTCTCGCCGGCATTATGCAGATCGGCTTCGGCGTAAAAGGACAGAAACGGACTTTTATCCTCAGGAAAATCGAGCCGGAACGCGCCCAGCACCTGCAGATCCGGGGTCGCCGCGGTGACTTTATCCGCCCACAGTGACCAGCCGCTGTCATCGCGCTGCCACACCATATCGACCTGACCCTGGCGAATATTGAGCGGCGCCTGGAACACGTCACCATACGGCAGCACATCATCAATCAGACTGGCGTGAATCACCGCCTTATCCGGCGTTCCGCTCACTTTAGCCTGCAGATTATGCACTTCCGGCAGCAGTTCCCACTGCTTGATACCGATATCTTGCAACGTGGCCGAATAGCGCAGTGACTCAGGCGTCACACCTTGCTGCACACGCAGGTTTTCCACCAGACCGCTCGGACTGAGCTCATCAAGTAACTGATTGGTTTGCTGGGATTCCGGCACCAGACGGGTCAAGGGCAGCAGGGCCGCAATATCCAGTTGGGAGACGTTGAGGCGCCACTGCTGCGGCTGCCAGTCCAGGGCGAAATCGAGCTCCGGCCACGGCGTATCGTCAGTACGAGCTTTTAGTAAGTGCGCACTTACTTTCCAGCCATCTTTATGCGGAGAAAGGACCAGAATACCCGATTCAAGCAGCAGCTCATGGCGCTGCGAATCTGTGGCTTGTTCACTGCCGGATGACAACTCGGCATCCTGCTCAGCTTCTGACTCGGCAGGAGCCTGCTGCCAGATAAGCTCAGACGGTTTTAAGGCGACATAGCCATCGACCGGCTGATTGTTCTCCAGTGTCATCCAGCCGTCGAAGCTGACCACACCGCGCTGAATCCCGGTCGCATCTTTCAGATAACGGGTCAGCCACGGCAGGACGCGCAGCTTATCGGCACTGACATAGAAATCACCGGAAATGTCACTCAAAGAGCCGTGATCGCGAAAGTCAGCACTCACTTTGAGCGAGTTGATTTCCGCATCGGCCAGGCTGACTACCCCTTCGGCCAGATGGCGCTGGCCCTGGTTTTTCCAGTGCAGCTTATCAATATCGAGCTGGCGCATATCGCCGGCCAGACTTTGATACTGAATGGTGGAGTTCTGCAAAGAGAAGTCATCTAACTGACGTAAGAAAAGATCATCCAGGCGGCGTAATACCCGCCCCTGAGCGCCGGGCAGCGCCTCGTCACCGGAAGACGGGTTCAGCTGGTTGAGATCAACCGAACGGATATCAAGCCTGAGCTGATGGATAACCAGATTAGCGACCACCGGCTCTTGCTGTAGCAGCGAGTCAAACAGATCAAACTCGACATCAATCCGGTCGGTGTTAAATTGAATCTGACTGCCGTCAGGGAAACGGGCCTGAACGCCCTGCAGGGCCAGCGACGGGTGGGTATTGCGCCAGAAGCCACGTACATCCGAGATTTCAAACTGAATGTGGCTCTGCGCGCTGACCCAGCCCTGGATCTCATCCTTAAAGCGATTCATTTCCGGCAACAGAACACGCAGCGCCGTGATGGCAATTGCCAGCAGCACCAACAAACTGACCAGCAGCCAGGTTACGATCCGCCCAAGGCGAGTTAACATTGAGATCACTCGCTGTCCTATTACATCATTACGACATCAAATTGCTCTTGCACATACAAAGGTTCAGCCTGAATACGTACTTCCTTCCCGATGAAGACTTCCAGCTCCGCCAGTGAGTGTGATTCGTCGTCGTGCAGCGTTTCTGCCACCGCCGGTGACGCATAGACCACAAACTGATCCGCATCGTAGGCCCGATTAACCCGGGTAATTTCACGCAGGATCTCGAAACACACGGTATCAACGGTCTTCACGCTGCCACGCCCTTCACAAGTTGGACAAGTGGAACACAGCACATGTTCAATACTTTCGCGCGTCCGTTTACGGGTCATTTCCACCAGACCAAGGTGGGTAAAGCCGTTAATGTTGGTTTTCACCCGGTCTTTGCTCAGGGCTGCATCAAGCGAAGTAAGTACCCGCTTACGGTGTTCTTCGGATATCATGTCGATAAAGTCGATAATGATAATACCGCCCAGGTTACGCAAACGCAGCTGGCGCGCAATCGCCTGAGTGGCTTCAATATTGGTGTTGAAAATCGTCTCTTCCAGATTACGACGCCCGACAAACGCACCGGTGTTGATATCGATGGTGGTCATGGCTTCGGTCTGATCGATGATCAGGTAACCGCCGGACTTCAGTTCGACTTTACGCTCCAGGGAACGCTGAATCTCGTTCTCGGTGTCGTACATATCGAAAATGGGCTGATCGCCTTCGTACAACTCAAGCTTATCGGTCAGCTCAGGCACAAATTCCGAGGTGAACTCAAGCAGATTTTCATATTCCTGCCGTGAATCGACCATAATTTTGGTCAGGTCAGTACCGACGAAATCACGCAGAATGCGCTGTGCCAGGCCCAGTTCGCCATACAGGGTCGAACGACTCTTGTATTTAGCCCGGCGCTCCATCACTTTACCCCACAGACGCTTAAGGAAAGCGGCATCCTGGGACAGCTCTTTCTCTTTCGCCGCTTCGGCAGCGGTACGGATAATAAAGCCACCGTGCTCATCGCAATATTGCGAGACCACATTTTTCAGACGATCACGTTCAGATTCGCTTTCAATCCGCTGCGAGACACCGACATGGCTGGCACCCGGCATGTAGACCAGGTAACGGGAAGGAAGAGTGATATCTGTGGTCAGACGCGCACCCTTAGTGCCAAGCGGATCTTTCACCACCTGCACCACGATATCCTGGCCCTGACGCACCAGTTCCGAAATATCACGCACCTGGAATTGCTGTTTCTCGTTCTCGGCCACGCATTCAGTGTGCGGAACGATATCAGAAGCATGCAAAAACGCCGCTTTGTCTAAGCCGATATCAACAAACGCAGCCTGCATACCAGGCAGAACCCGGCTCACTTTGCCTTTGTAGATGTTGCCGACAATGCCCCGCTTTGCTTCACGTTCAATGTGGATTTCCTGAAGGACACCGCCTTCAATCATCGCCACCCGCGTTTCACTCGGTGTGACGTTTAAGAGCAACTCTGCACTCATGAGCGCACCTCAATGTTTTAAATTATAAGAATTCGCGCAAGAGCTGGTCAGTTTCGTAGAGTGGTAGCCCGACGACGGCGTAGTAGCTGCCTTCTAATCTTGTTACAAATCGTCCACCCAATCCCTGAATGCCATAACTGCCAGCTTTATCGCAAGGTTCACCGCTTTGCCAGTACTGTTCGATTTCTTGTTCGGTCAGAGCTTTAAACCAGACGTCTGTGGTCACCACGACAGAGCGATGCTGCTGTGCTGTAGCCACCGTTACCGCGGTCATCACCTGATGGCGATTGGCCTGCAGATGCAGCAGCATGCGGCGGGAGTCCGCAAAATCGTGCGGTTTTTCCAGCACCAGTCCGTCCTGCACCACTATGGTGTCGGAGCCAATCACGACCATATCATGACTTGCTACCGTATGATTGCTGGCTGCTGCCAGGGCTAAGCCAGCCAGCGCTTTATCACGGGATAAACGTGCTACATACTGCCGCGCACTTTCATCCGCTTGCTGCGCTTCTTCGACATTGGGGACCAGGACATCAAACTGATAACCCAACTGAGCTAACAATTCGCGCCGTCTTGGCGAGCCGGAAGCTAAGATCAGTTTTTTATCGCTCATCGCGTTATCACTTAATATGCCAATGACGTCGAACCCGACGCAGTAATAAGAACATCCACGGCCAGAGTATACAGCTAATTAAGCCACTCCAGAGTGACAATGGATTAAATGTCACGTCCTGGATCAAATATTCGCCAAAGAAAATCAGGATTTCCAGCACCATAGAAAGCACGGCAATCACCATTGCCTGCTGCCACAGTGCCATATTACGCAGCACCAGGAAGTTGAGTGCGACCAGGTAAACCACGATCGACATCATCATGCCGCGAATACCCAGCGTCGAGCCGAGCAGTAAATCCCACAGTAAACCCAGTATCAGTGCGCTACCGACGTTGACCCGGTGCGGCAGCGCCAGCACCCAGTAACAGGTCACCAGCAGCAACCAGGACGGGCGCAGCAGATCGAGCGCACCTGGCCAGGGAATGGTTTGCAACACCAGAGCAAAAAAGAATGAGGCCCAGATAACAACACGGCCTGCCCAATCATTACTGGCCATTATTATTGTCCTCTGCACTACTGCCAACTGTTGTCGGTTGCATATCAACGTTAATCACTTGCTGCTGGCGGTCTTCATTCGGCCAGATCAATAGCAGGTAGCGTAAGCGGTCAAAATCGACCACCGGCGTTGCTTTAATCGCCGCAAATTCACGCCGGGTATCTTTATCGACCTGGGCAACGTAAGCCACCGGATAACCTTCCGGATAAACCCCGCCCAACCCCGATGTCACCAGCATATCGCCGACTTCAATATCGGTACTGGTGGCAATGTGCTCAAGCTGAATCTCATCGCTCTGACCGTTCCCGGACGCGATGACACGGATATCATTACGGATATTCTGCACCGGAATGGCATTGTTGGGGTCAATCAGCAGCAATACGCGGCTGTTATGCGCCGCAACAAAGGTCACCTGACCGACAATCCCTTTTTCATTGATGACCGGCTGGCCTTCGTAAACGCCATCCACGCGGCCTTTATCAATCACCACCTGATGACGATACGGTGAGGTATCGACCGCCATCACTTCCGTCACGACTTTTTTCTCATCTCGCACAAAAGTAGAGCCAAGCAGTTTACGCAGGCGCTGGTTTTCTTCGCGGTATTGGTCAAGCAGGATCAGATCGCTTTTCAGCGTCAACACGTCCTGTTTCAGCGTGCGATTCGATTCCATCAGTTGCTGACGGGTGTTAAAACGCTCGTAGAATCCATCAAACATGCTGCGCGGCAGGTCGGCAGCATATTGAATAGGCGCAACTAAACTGTTGAGCAAAAAACGTACATGAGTGAATGTACCTAAACGACTATCAGCCAGCATAAGGCTGGCTGATATAATGACCGCGAAAAACAGACGCAACTGAAGGGAAGGCCCACGGCCAAATATTGGCTTCATCTTAAACCATCCTAAAGTTGAATTCGGGCACTCCGCAGAGTGCCAGACAAGCCATTATTCATCGCTGAACAGATCGCCACCATGCATATCGATCATTTCAAGAGCTTTACCGCCACCACGCGCCACACAAGTCAGCGGGTCTTCAGCGATAACAACTGGGATGCCGGTCTCTTCTGTCAGCAGACGATCCAGATCTTTCAGCAGTGCGCCGCCGCCGGTCAGAACCATGCCGTTCTCGGAAATATCAGACGCCAGCTCTGGCGGACACTGTTCCAGCGCCACCATCACCGCCGAAACGATACCGGTCAGCGGCTCTTGCAGCGCTTCCAGGATTTCATTCGAGTTCAGGGTAAAGCTGCGTGGCACACCTTCGGCCAGGTTACGGCCGCGTACTTCAATTTCCTGAACTTCATCGCCCGGATAAGCGGAACCGATCTCGTGTTTGATCTTCTCGGCAGTCGCTTCACCGATCAGGCTGCCGTAGTTACGGCGCACGTAGTTGATGATCGCTTCATCAAAACGGTCACCACCGATACGCACTGATGATGAGTACACCACACCGTTCAGAGAGATAACCGCCACTTCAGTGGTACCACCACCGATATCGACCACCATAGAACCGGTTGGCTCAGACACACGCAGGCCCGCACCGATCGCCGCCGCCATCGGCTCATCAATCAAATACACTTCACGTGCACCGGCACCCAGCGCCGATTCACGGATTGCACGACGCTCAACCTGGGTTGAACCACATGGCACACAAACCAGCACGCGCGGGCTAGGTTTCAGAATACTGTTGTCATGCACGCTGCGGATAAAGTGCTGCAGCATTTTCTCTGTCACGTAGAAGTCAGCAATCACGCCGTCTTTCATCGGACGAATAGCGGAAATATTGCCCGGCGTACGGCCTAGCATCTGCTTAGCTGCGTGACCCACAGCCGCAACAGTTTTGCCACCACGACCTTTATCCTGGCGAATGGCAACGACAGAAGGCTCGTCTAGAACGATACCCTGTCCTTTAACATAAATAAGTGTGTTGGCTGTACCTAAATCGATCGATAGGTCATTTGAAAACATGCCACGAAGTTTTTTGAACATAATCTTCGTTCGTCCTGCAAGAAATGAAGAGAAAAATTGCACTAAATGTACCAATGCCTTGCCATCACAGCAAGGCATTGAGGTCTAAACATGGGCTGAAACACGCAATTTCTAACAGATTCCTAACCTGGGGGGTGAAAATGACGGGATCATTGCCCGGTCAGGCGTGCTTCACCACGGAAAATCACCCGATCGTTGCCGCGATGCACGCCGAAGGTCACCACTGCCGACGGATCCTCATCACCAACACCGCGCCAATTGTATTGCAGCCAGGGATTATCGGCCCCCTGCGGACCACAGGTTACGCTGCTGTCGGCCAGCTGCGGCGAGCGGCTACTGCTGTCATCAAGTCGCAGCCAGAAACGTACCTGTTCACGCACACTGTTCTGCTCCTGCTCGGAATGGGGAGTCGCCATCAGTTGATCGCTCTCTCCTGCCGCTACTGTCGGGGTTTGCAGTGACGCCTGGCGCGGCTCGAGTGATGAATTGAACTTATCGGCATCTGCAGTCCATATGCTCTGGCGGCAAACCGAATTGGCGCTCGATCGGAACCAGCTGCCGTTATCATCACGGTTGGTGACAAAGCGGCTGCCCTGCCAGTATTCCGTCCGCAGCGGTACATTTATCTTACTGACGGTGGTACCGCCGACGTCATCCAGCACCATACGCCCGTAACGAATATCCGGTTGCGAACCAAACACCGCACCGCGATCCACTGTCGTTCCATCCTGAGTTAATGTCAGTTGCGGTGAAGTAAAGTCCACACCATCCACTTTATCGGTCACCCGCAAGCCAAATCCGCTGCTAAACGGACCATCCGCGCTGGTGGTATAAGGAGAGGGATTGGTTACACGCTTGCTGAATGTCAGTGAGTGCTCACCTGACAACACACCATCCGACCAGGAGCCGGAGCCATCCCAGAACTGTAGGTCGTAATCGGCAATCCGCGCGCCGAGATCGCCACCACTGCTGTCCACCGCCAGCAGCTTAATATCGGCGATCAGAGCCGGATCAAATGATGAATAGTTTTGGGTAACCTGGCCCTGGCTGTTCTGCGCTTCAACACTAAACCCATAACCAAACGGCTGATTCATGTAAGCAAAACCTGTCTGACCATCGGGATAATCCCAGTCGTTGGCGCTGAGACTGAGCCAGGCCGGATAAAAGCGGCCAATTTCGCGATAACCCGGATTGACCGTCATGCCGAGGTACTCATCACTCAGGCCCGCTTGTACCCGCAACACCCCGACTTCACTCCAGTTGAGATCGCTAAAGGGCAGATATTCATCGTTAACCCCTGAGGTATTGTATCGTTGCAACTCACCATTGAGCGTACCGTTCGCTCCATCTTCGGGTTCAGCAACCCGATAGCTGAGTTCTGCCTTTGCACTGAGTTGTACGGCAGACGAAAAGAAGTTTTGCGTCACCGGCCGGGCACACAGGCCTGAAGTTTCAATCTCACCTTGTGCGGCGCCACCACTGATCCAGCGTAGCGGACGCACATTCAGCCCGAATGTGTTGCCGGCCGCAGTAAAGGCAGTGCTGTTGCGATCGGTAATATTGCCGTCCATCGCACTGCTGTCACCGGGCGAACAAATGGCTAAGGTCCACGGACGTGAATAGACAGTAAAACTGCCCTGCAACGTGCCTTTACCTTTGATCGGGCAATCGTCGCCCAGCTCGCGGCAGTTAAAGTTGCTGTCTTCCAGCAGCACGGTTTTGATGCCGCTGTCGTCCATCACTAAATCTGCGGTTGCTTCGCCTTCAGTGAAAGTCGGGTTGAAGGTCAAGTCACCGACACCATTTGCTGGTGCCTGCCATTCAGAGCTGATCGTTGGCGTGCCTTGGTAGGCCAAATCTTTTGGGCTGCCATCCGCAGTACAGGTTTGGGCCGTGATAGTAACTGGCTGCGGTTTGCTGGCAATCACATGCTGGTCATCGGCGGCCAGTTTATACGGTACAAAATGGTAAGTGCCGACGACCGAGTCACTGGTGCCTTTTGGATTGAGATGCCCGCTGATGGTCAGGGTCTGGCTTGCCGTCGCGGCTAAATCAAACCATAGCTCGCCATTGCTGTTAGGGGTATACAGCCCGTTGCTGCCGCTGCCTTTTCCTTCCACCAGCGTCAAATCACTGCTGGCTGGTGAAATACGGATCTGACCGCTGTAAGAACTGCTGGGCAGACTGTTAAGATCCACCACCTGAAACTCCAGGCGTTGGGTCTCACAGATGAGTGCATAGTCCGCTGCAGGCTGTAACGTGAGTGCATACTGACTGGTGATCGAGCTGCCGTCCCAGCACTCCGGTTTATTGGCGGGTGCACGTAAAGCCAGACCACTGCTGACAGTAAGCAGATTGGTGGTGATCGAGCCCTGCATATTCATATAGTTGGGAATGGTGACACTTTTCGCCAGCACCGATGCACGCAGCTCATTATTACTGCGCAGCAGCATATCCGCGCGTGGGCCGTAGAATACCGGCGCGATATAACCCGTCATACCATCGCGATAATGGGTATCCAGAGCATTGGTCGGAGCCAGACTATCGGCAATATTAACCTGCACGTTACTCTCAAAATACCAGTTACCGCTACCACTGCCGGATACTGTTCTGAAATTGACCCGCGCCGAGTTGTAAAAATAGAGCGCGACATTACCGCGATAACTCAGTTCTTCAATTTTTCGACCATCATCAAGCATCAGATACAGTCGTTTCGCATTACTGCTGCTCGATGTCCCTTCTAGTGACAGCCGAGAAACATTTCTCTTAAGAGTGATATAAATATTGCCATCACTCGGCTCAGAATAAGAACAGTCTGACGAATTGACCCCGCATTTATTCTGGTAGCTATTACTTCCTGTACTGGCTTCAGCATTGGTGATGGTGACGTTAGATGTACTATCGAAATTGATATTAAGTAGCTGTGGTGTATCGGCTTTCCGCAGGTCGACCAGGCCATCATCATTACCGGGGTAACAGCCCATGCTACCGTTACATATCTGTGTTCCTTGATTTTTAAAAGCAATGTCCTGATTGCCGACTTCATCAAAACCAATGCGCAACGTATCCCATGAAGTCCCGTTTTGCCATGGCTGGGAGTAATGATAAATATTTTGCTGATCTGCCAGATAAGCCGGTGACCAGCCACGGATATCGGTGGCCGCGTTCTGCACATTGAACTTGCTGGGCGGGAAAGCGGCGTAGGCACTGCTACCCGCAGTTTTCCAGCTCTGCACCGGCTGCGGAAATACATCACAGGTTTCAAGCGGAATAAGAATCGGTTCTTCCGTCAGGCTGGCATCGCAGTTGAGGTTATAAATCGACTCATCACCGGTCACCTCTCCTACCAATGTAAAATCTAGCCGCCACTCTCTATACTCCCATTCACCTCCATTGGTCAGATTGCGGATTGAATAAATGTTCACAAAAGGAAAATATTCAATTCGCACCCGATAGCGAATACCTTTATCTAAAAACGGTTCATTAAAAATATATCTAAAATCCAGAAAACTTCGCTCTCGACCTGTGTACCAAAGCCTCTGACCATTACTTAACATCAATGTTTGCTGGATACTTCCCTGACCAATGACATCAAACTGGATGACCTTAGCGGTCAGCCCTGGAACTAAAATATTACAGCTTTGAGTTAGAGCAAATGCTGGTTTAGCCGCGCAGAGTAACAGCAGCAATGTCAGTTGAATGATTCGTTTCACAATGCCTCCTTCACCAGCACATCCTGAACTCGTTCCACCTGATAACGACCACTGCCGCAGGTGACACGACTTTCCAGCTTAAACACTTGGTCCTCCTGCAGCTCTCCCAGCGAGATGCACTGCGCTTGCGCTGAACAGCCCGGATATTGCGCCATAAGGTTGTCGACCTGGGTTGCAACTTCAGCCCACTGCTCGTTACATACCGTGCGCACAGCGGCCGACTGACCGAGCGGATAGAATTGGGTCAGCGCCATCTCATTGACGGAATGGGCAGCAAACCAGGCCTGAGTACCGAGGAGTTCGCGCGCCAGGCCGTCCTGATTGGACCATTCCATCCGGCTTAATGCCGAAGCGAGAAAGCCCATCACCACGATAACAAACAGGGCGACCATATATAAATTGCCGCCCTGTTTACGCCGCCCGGCCAATGGCTGACGGGCAGCTGGGCATGATTGCACTTTATCAGGGAACATTGAGTACCTGCACATCCTGTTCAAAATCACTCGACTCACCATTCTGACTGAAACGCAGCGACAAATGCACCACGCCACTGCGTTGCAAACTGGCCGACTCATAATCAAAACTGCCGCTGCTGATGCTGTCACCGACGATAACACTATTACGGCTGATGGTATTGGCCGCAAAATTAAGGCAATACTCCACCGCCGAGCGATACATATAAAATCGTTGTGCCACCGACTGGCTGCTGAGCGGCTGCGCTAAAGTCAGCGTGGTATCACTGCCGCTCATCGCAATGCCGCTGCCGGAGTTAAACTCTTCCTGATGACTCGGATTGATCATCATGGTCAAACCATCAAAGTTGAGCGAACTGCTCGCCTGCGACACGTTACCGACCAGAAAACTGAGCTGTGTGTTGTCTTCGCCGCCCAGGGCATAAAAACCGGAATAGACAATCGGATAAAACGACAAGCACTGCTGTGTACTGTCAGATGAGATCGCCAGACTGTTCGGAATCGCGTGGCGAATCTCACGCATCATTTTTTCCAGCACAAACTGGGCCTGGGTCTGGATACGCTGCCGGGCCACGCTATCAGCGTAGCCGCGACTGCCGAGTTCGACAAATCCGGCGATCCCGAGTACCAGAATCGAACCGACAATCAGGGTCAGGATCATTTCGACCAGAGTAAATCCGCGCTCGCGCATCAGTAATTCCCCCGATAGGCGACAAACTGGTACTGGCCATAACCGCCGGTATCCACTGTGAGGCGGATTTGCTTGAGTGCAGTCACTGCCGCCAGCGGCTGATAATTACTGCCGGCATAACTAACGGCCACGGTGACGGTAAAATGGCGGTAGTTGGCACTGACATCCTGGCCCAGCACATTGGCCAGCGGATAAACATCGGGATTCGAACCGCAATCGCTCGCCCTGTCGCTGTACCAGCAGCCAATATAGTCATCGACATCGTTAAACTGATCCGGTGAGGATTCTCCGGGCGTTGAATTCCCGTCCCGGCCCAGTGATTCAGGAGGCGTACACGCCTCGGCACCCGCTTCACCGCAGCGCAAAAAGCCGCCGTCAAAATCACTATTTTCGTCAAAACCGAGCGCCAGGATCTGGCTCATCATACTCTGGCCAAGATTGGCAGCCCGGGTCTGGTAATGCGGCGTAGCGGAGCGCTCGACCTGCGGATAGAGAAAACTGACCAGAGTCACCATCGCCAGGCCAATGATCACCATCACTACAATGCTTTCAATCAGGGTGAAACCACGCTGGCGCATCATACGCAGCCTCCGCGTGACACATAGCCCTGCGAGTTAATGCAAATCTGGGTTGAGCTGTCCGGCGCGCTGATCAGTATCGTCAGGCCGGGCTGGTTAATCCCGACCGGATTACCGAGCAGATCAAACGACAGGCTCTGGTTATTGAGCGATACAGAAGAGGCGAACGAGAGTTGGTCACCACGCAGCACATCACTGCGCGAGTCATCATTTCCGGCCTGACAGGCCGCGACCGAGCCTAAACAGTCTGGCGTCACGGCCAGGGTATAATAGCCGTTACTTTGCAGCTGTTCGGCACTGAGGTTGGACTGCATGCGGCTGAGCTGGATCTGGCGGATAATCGAGATCGCCTGCTCCTGGGCGGTAAAGGCAGAAAAGCTCGCCACACCGACAAAGCGGCTGGCGGCATACACCGACACAATGCCGATTAAGATGATCACCACGATCAGTTCCACCAGGGTAAACCCGGCGTTAGTACGAGCAGATGAGTGCATCGATTCTCTGGTTAAGGAAAGATAAAGGGTAAGTGTAACAAGCCGGTCAAAGCTCAGGCTCTAATTTCAGACCGGCTAAAGCAATAAAGGCCAGCGAGGCTGGCCTTTATTAAGAGTTAATCAGCACAGTTCTGTAACTGAATCGTTGGCTCTGCAGTTGAAGTGGCAACTTGATATGACACATAACACTCAGTATTAACATTAGAAAAGCCGTAACCAATACCTGCCGAGACACCGTTGACCTGAGTCCAATCATCTTCAAGCCCAGAGACAACAGCAGTCAAGGCTGCCGATGTCGCAGCGGGATAACCGTAAACGAGCGCTACATCCGTACCATCCAGATTCAAAGTTGTGGATGGTGCTCCTTCTACGCCAGCAATTGCAGCTTTACCATACGTTACGCCAGCCGCACCAGCGATAGCGCCTTTTAAGCCCTGCGCAGCGGCTGTTCTTGCATCATCTTGCAAATTCAGGAAACGGGGCGCGGCTGTGACCGCCAAAATGCCGAGGATTACGATCACTACCACCAGTTCGATAAGGGTAAAACCGCCTTGTCTTTTCATTGTAACTCTCTCTTATATAGAAAAATAAATCGTTTATTGTAAGGTGACCGTTACCCGGCCGGTTCGGATCTCGTACACAAACTGATGTGCGCTGTTGCCTTCCTGCTGCACGTAAGTGCAGGTCCAGTTACTGCCGTCAGCCTGTGCGCTGTATCGGATATCATCATTACTGCTGGCATTGGCCACCGTATCGACTTGCGGCGGGTTCTGCAGCAGGTTGTCCATCAAGTCGACACAATTCTGGTCATTCAGACTGCCCGGCGCGCTGCCACCGTTATCATTGAGCGCAAACGGATAACCGTCGCGAAAATCGGTGCTGGTGCCGCTGCTGTCCTGGGCGCGGGTCAGCCAGAAGTCCATGCCATCATAGTTAACCGTATTGTAGCGCTCGTTACCAACCGTCACCGAGGGACGCGAGCGCGCTTCCCACTGCGCACGGGCAGAGAGCACGCCAGTGGCATAACCACCGGCCACACCTTCAATACTGGCCTTTTTGGCCTCATCGGTAACGTCGAGAAAACGGGGTAAGGCGGCCACCGCCAGTAAGCCCACCACCACAATCACGATCACCAATTCGACCAGGGAGAAACCCGACTGCTTACTCATATCTCTAATCCTAACACACTCATCAATGTTGCATATACAGGCAACCGGTTTTCGCTCAACTTCGTGACACGGTAAATAGAATCTGCGGCCCGATTAAGGCTGCGGGCGTATTTTCGCTGAAAACCTGTTGTTTTGTAACCGTATTTCTATCGTATTGTCGTTGTGGTATTCAAACACACATTCATAGCCGTTACTCAGCGTTGTGCCAGTCACCCGCGGCGGCTGATTCAAAATTGTGACCTGCGGGTAAAGCTGGGCTAACAGAGTGTTGCAATCTACCGCGCCCTCGCCGTCCAGGCGCGGATAGAGCCAGCCATGCGGTGAGAATGTCATCCATTCGCCATCAATCTCACTGCGCTGCGGCTGGCCGCGCAGCAGCCACTCCTGCTTGTAAAAGTTGGCCCGCTCAATCATACGGCCGCTGGCCACCTCAAACGCGGTACGCTGTAATTCTCTGTTTATCGGCTGCCAGGCAGAAAACATGACCGCAATCAGACTCAATACCACCAAGGCCCACAAAATCAGGCCGGAACGCTGTGTGAGCACCGTTAACGCCCTTTGATGGCATCCATCATGCCCCACATC from Vibrio ostreae encodes the following:
- a CDS encoding rod shape-determining protein; its protein translation is MFKKLRGMFSNDLSIDLGTANTLIYVKGQGIVLDEPSVVAIRQDKGRGGKTVAAVGHAAKQMLGRTPGNISAIRPMKDGVIADFYVTEKMLQHFIRSVHDNSILKPSPRVLVCVPCGSTQVERRAIRESALGAGAREVYLIDEPMAAAIGAGLRVSEPTGSMVVDIGGGTTEVAVISLNGVVYSSSVRIGGDRFDEAIINYVRRNYGSLIGEATAEKIKHEIGSAYPGDEVQEIEVRGRNLAEGVPRSFTLNSNEILEALQEPLTGIVSAVMVALEQCPPELASDISENGMVLTGGGALLKDLDRLLTEETGIPVVIAEDPLTCVARGGGKALEMIDMHGGDLFSDE
- a CDS encoding Maf family protein; its protein translation is MSDKKLILASGSPRRRELLAQLGYQFDVLVPNVEEAQQADESARQYVARLSRDKALAGLALAAASNHTVASHDMVVIGSDTIVVQDGLVLEKPHDFADSRRMLLHLQANRHQVMTAVTVATAQQHRSVVVTTDVWFKALTEQEIEQYWQSGEPCDKAGSYGIQGLGGRFVTRLEGSYYAVVGLPLYETDQLLREFL
- the mreC gene encoding rod shape-determining protein MreC codes for the protein MKPIFGRGPSLQLRLFFAVIISASLMLADSRLGTFTHVRFLLNSLVAPIQYAADLPRSMFDGFYERFNTRQQLMESNRTLKQDVLTLKSDLILLDQYREENQRLRKLLGSTFVRDEKKVVTEVMAVDTSPYRHQVVIDKGRVDGVYEGQPVINEKGIVGQVTFVAAHNSRVLLLIDPNNAIPVQNIRNDIRVIASGNGQSDEIQLEHIATSTDIEVGDMLVTSGLGGVYPEGYPVAYVAQVDKDTRREFAAIKATPVVDFDRLRYLLLIWPNEDRQQQVINVDMQPTTVGSSAEDNNNGQ
- the rng gene encoding ribonuclease G; the encoded protein is MSAELLLNVTPSETRVAMIEGGVLQEIHIEREAKRGIVGNIYKGKVSRVLPGMQAAFVDIGLDKAAFLHASDIVPHTECVAENEKQQFQVRDISELVRQGQDIVVQVVKDPLGTKGARLTTDITLPSRYLVYMPGASHVGVSQRIESESERDRLKNVVSQYCDEHGGFIIRTAAEAAKEKELSQDAAFLKRLWGKVMERRAKYKSRSTLYGELGLAQRILRDFVGTDLTKIMVDSRQEYENLLEFTSEFVPELTDKLELYEGDQPIFDMYDTENEIQRSLERKVELKSGGYLIIDQTEAMTTIDINTGAFVGRRNLEETIFNTNIEATQAIARQLRLRNLGGIIIIDFIDMISEEHRKRVLTSLDAALSKDRVKTNINGFTHLGLVEMTRKRTRESIEHVLCSTCPTCEGRGSVKTVDTVCFEILREITRVNRAYDADQFVVYASPAVAETLHDDESHSLAELEVFIGKEVRIQAEPLYVQEQFDVVMM
- the mreD gene encoding rod shape-determining protein MreD, whose product is MASNDWAGRVVIWASFFFALVLQTIPWPGALDLLRPSWLLLVTCYWVLALPHRVNVGSALILGLLWDLLLGSTLGIRGMMMSIVVYLVALNFLVLRNMALWQQAMVIAVLSMVLEILIFFGEYLIQDVTFNPLSLWSGLISCILWPWMFLLLRRVRRHWHIK